The Setaria italica strain Yugu1 chromosome VIII, Setaria_italica_v2.0, whole genome shotgun sequence genome includes the window TAGGCATTGAAATGGGTTCAATTGTTTGGATGCCAATAAAATCGATACAAGGAATTCACCTAGCGGACAAATATCAATTCCTATTTGGTAGGCATACAATGTAATCGAAAATTGACCCACCTTCACCTCCTTCTCTCCACCGCTCATCCCCACGACGTCACCCCCTTCAACACCACCTACCTGCCCCGACGACGCCACCTACCTGCACTCCAGGTCCATGGTGCTAGAGAAGGGGCATAGGGAACCAGTGCTGCGGAGGGCAGCCCGCGGCAGAGCGGTGTAGGGCCCGCAGAGGAGGAGCGCGGGGGAGCGGCACTGTAGAGGGCGGCCACACAAGAACGGCGTCCAGCCCGACAGAGGAGGGGCGCGGGGTGCGGTGCTGCGGAGGGTGGCTGCTGCAAAGTGGGTCTAGCCGGCGGAGGGGGGTGCGGGGGCGCAGCATTGCGGAGGGTGGCTGCTGCAGAGCGGCGCCCGGGGGAGCAGCCCGGTGGAGGAGGGGCGCGTTGAAAGAGGGGTCCGACGGAGAAAAGAGGCGCAGATCCGGAGGGTGCGAGACGGAGACGAGAGATGCGGACGCAGGGGCGATGAGAGAAGGATTGCATATGAATACGGATGGGAAACGCTCTGAATTGAGGGGTGGCGTGCGGCTGTAGGTCCAATACTACTTGGTATTGGAGGTGGTTTCCAATTCTAATTCTAAGAACATCCAAACAGCAGGCATTGATGGTACCTAATGCCAATTCCGAATTCTAGACTtcaatatctacatccaaatCCAAACGGTACCTTACATTTTGAACGAAGGCATGTCTGCTTAAGAGAAAGAAAATGGGCCAAACTATACCGAACTACAAACAAACCATATTTTGAGTTATTAGTAAGGCACGTTCATGTGACCGATAATTTGTTGACAGCTTTATCTGGCAGCGCGAAGAGGAGGATGGCTTCGACCGTGATTCCTGGGCCATAGCCGACAAGCAACCCCCAGTCGAGGCCCTCTCCCGCCGTGTGCCGATCAAGCTCCTCCGACCTCCGCCGCATCTCCTCCATGACCAGGATGACGGACGAGCACCTTGTGTTGCCGTACTGCCTCATCACGGCCCTCGATGCCGCCAGTTTCTCCTCCCTCAACCCAAGCTTGCTCGCAATCCTGTCAAGAATACCCCGACCACCCGGGTGGACTACCCAGAAGACCTCATCGTTCAAGTCGAGCGTCGGCACCAAGGTCTCCTGCAGCATAAGCTTCACCAATCGCTCCGTGGAACTGGACACGTGCAGGGGTATGTCCCGGTGCAGGTTGTACAGTATCCCTTCCTCTCGCAGCTTGGACACCAATGCCTCCTCCGTACCCGGAACGGTCTCTTGGCATGTCAACACAAGCTCGAACATGGCGTGCTCGTCAGCGGCGGGGCGGGAGCCAACGACAACCGCACCCGCAGCGTCACCCAAGATCGCCTGCCCGACAAGGTCTCCGGTGTGCGACTCCGAGGGGCCTCGCAGCGACAAGGTGCAGACCTCGGAGCATACCACAAGGACCCGGGCGCCAGGGTTGTTCTCTGCCAGGTCCTTCGAAAGGCCAAGTGCAGTGCAGCCACCATGGCAGCCGGTCTGGTACAACATGAAGCGCTTGGTGGATGGCTTAAGCCCAAGAAGCCTGGCGAGTTCACAGTCTGCACCGGGCATGCAGCCACTGCTTGACGTGCTGGCGACGAGATGGGTGATGTCGGAGGCCTGCTTGCCCCAATCACTTATGGCTAAGCGTGCTGCCTTGGCGCCGAGCTCGGGGACACCGACATCAGCGAGCTCCTGTCGGAGGGTGAGGGAGGGGGAGCTGTATGCCGTGATGGACGGGCTGTCCCTCAACATTTCATTGGACATGTAAAAGTGTCGCTTCTCGATCATGGTCTTCTCACCTGAAATTGATTATGTACTAGTAGGTATTAGTACAGGTCAAAATATGAATGCATCAGCACAGTAATTCGTTGAATAGCTGATATATATCTTTCATTCATTTCGAACAAAATTAATAATTTTAATTCTCGAGCAAAACAAGACAGTTGTCTCGATGAATTGCCTATTTCCATGAAATAGAGGCAAGTTATCCCAGTTCCACGTTCAGCAGAGGAAATGTTGTTTATCGTGTGAATAATAAAATGTAGTTGTAAAGACAAACAATCATATGATTCCAACTTACAAATGTTCGCAAACTTGGCCTTTAAATCCACCATGTGATTGCTACTGGTAATCTCAAAATAGTAATCAGAGAATGACTTCTGTTGAAATTCATGCGATGGGACAGCTGTGCCTATACCCATAATGGTTGCTCTCCCACCTTCATGAGGACAGCCTATTGGATGACTCGCATCGGGTGCCATCAAAGAACCCATCAACTACTATATTCATGGACTGGAAGGAAATGAGGCAATCATCTAGCTACTACGTTTTTGGGTGCCTTGATACAAAGCGCCTTCATGCTATTATATAGGCACTTACCATAAGTACCAGTAAACAATTAACTCATACATCTCGTAGCCAATGAACTATGAATCAGCAGAAAATCATTATTTTGTTTGATCAACTAAAGCGCACGACCTGTGACGTTTGGCACCTAGCCCAAGCATTACACCGATATGTGATTTAGGTAATACTCCCACAGTACATTATGCATAACCAACACCTTAAATTTTGTACAATCAGACTTTTCGTGATTTGATCACTATTTGTATAAACTTATGTCACTATCATGAAAACACCTCAGAGATGCACATTTTCTTGGTACCTGCTCCCACTCTACTATAACACCTCTCCGTCCCATCCAAGCAGTTGGCCTCTTATTTCTTTTTGGTGTATGTTTCTCAGCCTCGTTCATGGTGTCTACCTCCATGCGAAACACGGGTTCAGATAAGTGTGCAGGTGCAGTATCTATGAAATAAAGGCAGCAAGTTCTCCCAGTTCACAAGAGAAAATATCGTTTATAATTATGGTAATAAAATAATGTAGGTCTCAGGACACACAACCATATGTACTCGCACTTACAAATGTGATTGCTTCTTGTAATCCCAAATTAGTAATCGTCAGTGCATGACTTAAATTAGTAAACAATTAactcatactccctccatcccacaaagagttcttttaaaaaatttcaGACAGTATAGTAGTGGTGAAAAATGTATATGTTACCCCTAATAATTAATACTAGTTGTCATTAAAAATCATGCGGTGTGTTTAGTTTCTTGATCCTAAATAATTGCACGTATTGAAATCAGAGAAATAACACCAATTGATTATTTGATTGGCTCTACACACTTCTCCATACTTTTTTATTATTGGTGTGAGTGTTGTTTTAGTTAGATGAGATTTATTAGGAGGTAAAGGACACTCTTCGTGGGACAAATTGTAGAATCTAAAAGGACACTCTTTGCGGGATGTAGGGAGTATATCTCATAGACAATGAACTATATGAATCAGCAGTAACCATTGTTTGATCAACTAAAGCATGACCTATCATATAAGGCTAATTTAAATTCTGATCAATCAGACATTTCATGATTTGACTATTTGTATTTCTAATTCTGGAGAGTGGATATAAGAAACTATGTCACTATTATGAAAACACCCTGAGAGATGCACATTTTCTAGATACCTACTCCCACTCTACTATGACACCTCTCCATGCCCTCCAAGCAGCTGGCCTCTAATTTCTCCTGGATGTAAGGTTTCTTAGCCTCATTCGTGGTGTCTCTGTCCACGCGAAACACGCGTGTGCAGATACATGTACAGATGCACTATCGCTTTCCTGACATAGAGTCCTGATCCGTCCATAGAACCATCTGTGTCCTCGTGGTCCACGGGAGGATAGCTAAGGCCTTATTAATTAACGGTAGCTTACTGATAGTAGCTAAGAAACACACTATATAATAACCTTCGTCAAGAATGCAGAACCCATCTAAGCAAAGCGCACAAAACAACAGATAGGATTGAACAACAATGGCAACTCAGGCCACGCCCATTGTAGTGCCCACCGATGCTGAACTGCTGCAGGCACAGGCCGACCTATGGCGCCACAGCCTCTACTACCTCAAATCCATGGCACTGAAGTGTGCCGTGGAGCTCGGCATACCTACAGCCATCTACCGCCTAGGCGGTAGTGCCTCGATTCCTGACCTGATCACCGCACTGTCACTGCCCGTAGCTAAGCAACAATTCCTCAGTCGCCTCATGAGGCTCCTTGCCTCATCCGGTGTCTTCAGCGTGGTTGACTCCACTGAGGCTACCTACTCCCTCACCCCATTGTCATACCTCCTGGTTGACGGCATTGAAGCCGATGACCATATCAACCATGCACCTTTCCTGCTCACTGTAACCGCGACACACTACATTGACCTAGCAATGGGGCTAGCTCACTGGTTCAAGCAGGATGCCAAGAAACCACCCTTTGATCATGTGCACGGAGCATCGCTGTTTGAGGAGAGCATGGAGCGCAAGCATCCTGAGTTCCACAAGATGGCAATGCAAGGTTTAATTGTCCATGACAATTTCGGAACGAACATTGCGCTGCGGGAGTTGAGTGACATATACCAGGGGATAAATTCATTGACTGACTGTTGCTACCATGGGGACGGAATGACGGCAAAGGCCATTGTCAAGGCCTTTCCACACATGAAGGTCACTGTGCTAGACCTTCCACAAGAGATTCGAAAAATACCAACTGATGGTGTTGTTAACTATGTTGGAGGTGACATGTTCAAGTCCATCCCACGTGCTCAAGTGGTGCTGCTTAAGGTATGAGTGCAATAACAGTTTCATTGCAAAAAAATCAGTTGACACATTAATTTAATTagacaaaaaaattgaaatagaCTGGTCAATGTACTAGCATCTTTCATTTATAGAAAAATCATCAATATTATTGGTATCTATACTGTATAAGATGAACTTAGCTAAACGCTACATTTTCGTGATCTCACCTAACGTTATTGAACTTTTCCATTGCAGATGGTGCTGCATCACTGGAGTGATGAGGACTGCGTGAAGATCCTCGCCAATTGCAAGAAGGCAATAGCTTCACGAGAAGAGGGAGGAAAAGTTTTGATTGGAGATATAGTTCTCGACCCTGCTTCAGAACCTGTAATGTTTGAGACCCATCTCTTGATGGACGTCTGCATGATGCTTATGAAAGGAGGCCGGCAACGCGACTTAAATGACTGGCGTGACATCTTCATCAAAGCAGGGTTCAGCGACTTCAAGCTTGTCAAGAAATTTGGAGCTCGAGGTGTCTTGGAGGCCTACCCGTAAGATTTCTCCTGGACATTCTTATATTGCGGTTGGGCACCATAAACCTATAGTGAATAAATAAAAAGAGTGCCATAATTTTCGAACTATCGTTTCACGGAACATGATCAAGCAGCTTGTTGCTGAGGTTACAAAGCTGGTTTGCTTCATGATCTGTATACTTTCATTTCGAAAAGTATATCTACAATCTACAACTTGCTCATATATTGTATGTGTATGGTATTGATATCCACCAACTGGAGTTGGATGTGTGTAATGCCCCTGTTTGCCCCTGTTTCTCAGAAAAGCAACCATTGTACACTACGGGAAATATAATATGCATAATGGTTGCTCTCCCACCTTCATGAGGACAGCCTATTGGATGACTCGCATCGGGTGCCATCAAAGAACCCATTAACTACTATATTCATGGACTGGAAGGAAATGAGGCAATCATCTAGCTACTACGTTTTTGGGTGCCTTGATACAAAGCGCCTTCATGCTATTATATAGGCACTTACCATAAGTACCAGTAAACAATTAACTCATACATCTCGTAGCCAATGAACTAT containing:
- the LOC101785337 gene encoding chalcone synthase 2, which encodes MGSLMAPDASHPIGCPHEGGRATIMGIGTAVPSHEFQQKSFSDYYFEITSSNHMVDLKAKFANICEKTMIEKRHFYMSNEMLRDSPSITAYSSPSLTLRQELADVGVPELGAKAARLAISDWGKQASDITHLVASTSSSGCMPGADCELARLLGLKPSTKRFMLYQTGCHGGCTALGLSKDLAENNPGARVLVVCSEVCTLSLRGPSESHTGDLVGQAILGDAAGAVVVGSRPAADEHAMFELVLTCQETVPGTEEALVSKLREEGILYNLHRDIPLHVSSSTERLVKLMLQETLVPTLDLNDEVFWVVHPGGRGILDRIASKLGLREEKLAASRAVMRQYGNTRCSSVILVMEEMRRRSEELDRHTAGEGLDWGLLVGYGPGITVEAILLFALPDKAVNKLSVT
- the LOC101785737 gene encoding flavonoid O-methyltransferase-like protein Os11g0303600 translates to MATQATPIVVPTDAELLQAQADLWRHSLYYLKSMALKCAVELGIPTAIYRLGGSASIPDLITALSLPVAKQQFLSRLMRLLASSGVFSVVDSTEATYSLTPLSYLLVDGIEADDHINHAPFLLTVTATHYIDLAMGLAHWFKQDAKKPPFDHVHGASLFEESMERKHPEFHKMAMQGLIVHDNFGTNIALRELSDIYQGINSLTDCCYHGDGMTAKAIVKAFPHMKVTVLDLPQEIRKIPTDGVVNYVGGDMFKSIPRAQVVLLKMVLHHWSDEDCVKILANCKKAIASREEGGKVLIGDIVLDPASEPVMFETHLLMDVCMMLMKGGRQRDLNDWRDIFIKAGFSDFKLVKKFGARGVLEAFPHMKVTVLDLPQEIRKIPTDGVVNYVGGDMFKSIPRAQVVMLKMVLHHWSDEDCVKILANCKKAIASREEGGKVLIGDIVLDPASEPVMFETQLLMDVCMMLMKGGRQRDLNDWRDIFIKAGFSDFKLVKKFGARGVLEAYP